AAGGTCGCTGTCGCCAGTGAGACCCTGTATGTGAATCGTAAAGACGGCTTCATCGGCACCAGCATGAAAAAAGATGAGTCGCTCTTTAAGTGCTCTAGTCTAGATGACATCATCGTCTTCACTCGCGATGGAAACATGAAAGTAGTAAAGGTAGCTGACAAAGTATTTGTGGGCAAGGACGTCATCCACGCCGCCGTGTTCAGCAAGGAAGATAAGTCGATCTACTCCATGATGTATCGCGACGGGAAACGAGGAAACGTCTACGCCAAACGCTTCCGTATTGGTGGAGTCACTCGCGACAAAGACTATCCACTCACGAAAGGTAGTGCTGGTTCTCGTGTGTTCTTTTTCTCCGTCGACAAAACCGAAGAAGAAAGCCCCTTTGTCAAAGTGTATCACAAACCAATTCCACGCCTACGCAAGCTGGAGATCCCTTTCAACTTTGCCGAGTTCGCCATTAAGAGCCGTGGCAGCCAAGGAAATATCATAACCAAAAACATCGTGCAGCGTGTCGCCCGTGCGACCACCGACGAGGAAGAGGCCGAAGAGTCCTTTGATCCAGAGGCAGAACAAAAGACCTTGGACCTTGGTGGCTAAGAATAGCGTTTAGATCTTTTGAAACACCAGTTTCGCGAAGTAACTTAGTCTAGAAGAGTAAACCGTCCAGGACGACTAGGGAATTGGTTCAAGTCTATTCATCCCGATCAAGCTAAGCCTGGCACAGCCGCTAACTTGTTTTGCGAATGATAATCTCTGGAAGGATCCACTCCTTAACTGGATCTTGAGACGAAGGAGATTGGATTTGCTGGATCAAGGTCGCTACCGCTTCGCGGAAAATCTTAGGGATCACGTGGTCGACCGTGGTGAGAGGAGGATCGAACCAGGGGCTGATATCCAAATTGTCGAAACCAACCACTGCGATATCGTCGGGAACTTGAATGCCTTGCTCGCGCAGATAAGTCATTGCGCCAATGGCCAAGCGATCATTCATCGCTACCCAAGCAGTCGCTTTGTCGCCATTGGCTAAAATTGATTTAGCTAATGAATAACCATAGCCATAGTCTTGGAGCCCGAATCCATCTTCGGTGTAGCTGGTCACGCAATCCCCATAAGAAGAACCATGCTTCTCCACTCCCCGACGTATGCCTTCGGTGCGGTGTTGCCCAAGCACAAGGTCGCTTTCAATGCCGAGTAGCGCAAATTGTCTATGTTCCCGATCCCAAAGATGATCGATCAACTTTTCCATGATTCCCGTCCGATCCAAATGAATGGATGGGAAAGGCAATTCATGTATCGGATCCACCAATACGGTTGGGATTTTTGCTTCGGTTAAATAATTGATAGTCGGGTTATCCGACTTCAACGTGGATGCTACGAGAATGATAGCGTCCGATTTCAAGGACAGGAAGTGACGCAAAACAGATTCCTCTAAATTGGGATCACCATCAGTCAATTCGATCATCCCCTGAAAACCCATTGCCCTGAGCTGTTGCTGTAGAAAAGCAGTCTTCTTGGCTAAAGCGGGAGACTCAATTTCCTGAAAGCATACTCCGACCAACCCTGTAGACCCCCCGCGTAATCCTCGAGCCATTGCATTGGGAGAGAAGCCTAATTCCCGCGCTGCTTCCAATACACGTCGCCGGGTTTCCTCTTTCACTTCCGGATGACCATTCAAAACACGAGAGACCGTCCAGCGGGATAAGCCGAGGTGCTCAGCGAGGTCTTTGGTAGAGGTGATCATAGATTACAAGGTGTGGGCACAACGATTTTCCAGTAAACCAACACGCGTTAGAAAGCCTCGCAAGATCTAATTCCCCGGGCAACGAATCGATCCGCAAATTGAGTTATGTAGGACTCGATGCTGGCATCGAAGCCGGTCATAGAGATGGCGTACCGGATAAGGCCAAGCTGTAAGCAACTGGCCCTACGATCAATTAATGAAGCCTGATAAGAAAATGTCATTGGAATCGAAAACTGCTTTGCCCAGATTGTTTGCTATGGACGATAAGCAACAGGAAATCCTCACAATCTTTGAAGAATCGAAAGCGCTCTTGCGTGGTCACTTTATTCTGCGGTCAGGCCTTCGCAGTAGCCATTTTTTTCAGTGCGCTCGTGTCTGTGAATACATGGACAAAGTGGAGCGGCTCGCTGAAATAATGCTCGAGAAACTCGAAGACACTGAATTCACAACCGTTCTTGCGCCGGCCATGGGTGGACTGGTTTTCGGTCAGGAAGTAGCTCGCCAGGCCAAGGTCCGATACATTTTTGCTGAAAAGCAGGATGACAAACTGGTTCTTCGTCGTGGATTCAAAATAGAACCCGCAGAAAAAGTCCTGATCGTAGAAGACGTAATCACTCGAGGCGGCCGAGCTCAGGAAGCTATTGATATTGTACGCGGACTAGAGGGTGATGTAACCGGACTGGCATTGCTAGCAGACCGCAGTGCAGGGAATGCTTCATTTGACGTCCCGGTGATCTCATTGGCGGAATTTAACTTCCCCACCTACAATCCCGAAAGTCTACCTCCTGAATTGGAAGGAATTCCGGCGGTAAAACCGGGCTCTTAGTCTTTCTTAACAACAAGGGAGTTTTCCTTCCCTTCGAAGTAGATGTGGAGAAGGTTCCTCCCATCGGTGATATGTTCGAAGGCTTCACCCATGGTTTTAATTTTCGTTCGGTTGATAGCCATGATAACCATGCCGGCCTTAAGATCTCCCGCATAAGGAGAGTTCTCACCGACCTCGGTGACTAGAAGTCCTTGCACTGATTGTCCGACCAAGAATTCATCCCGTAATTCTGGACTCAGCTCAGACAGCGAGACTCCGGTAAGAAGTACGACGGTTTCGGTGGTTGTATCTTCCGATACAAGCGCATCGTTTAAATTGCCAAGAACCACGGGCAGCACGATTTCCTTCCCGTCTCGTATGACAGTCATCATCGCTTCCACACCGGGTGTAATCTGTGAAACCTTTAGCCTTAGGTCAGGCTGAGAAACTACCGGTCGACCATCGATCGCAATAATCACGTCATAAGTGAGTAATCCAGCCTCATCTGCAGGAGTATCTGGAAACACCTGAGTTATCACAGCACCTTGCGCATTCACGACTCCAAATTCCTCAGCCATATCTGAATTCAAATCACCAATACCGACTCCAAGGTATCCTCTACGGACTTCTCCAGTTTGGATCAGATCCATCATGACATTCTTGGCAAGATTACTGGGAATTGCGAATCCTATGCCGATACTGCCTCCAGACTGAGAGAGTATCGCGGTGTTTATACCTAACACCCTTCCTTCTGCATCGACCAAAGCACCTCCTGAGTTACCGGGATTGATCGAAGCATCTGTCTGGAGAAAATTTTCATAGGCATCACCATCGATCAAACTAAGAGAGTTACGATTGGTGGCCGAAACGATTCCTTGAGTTACGGTCTGCCCGACTCTCAATGGATTCCCTACAGCAAATACAATAT
This genomic stretch from Opitutia bacterium ISCC 52 harbors:
- a CDS encoding LacI family transcriptional regulator, with the translated sequence MITSTKDLAEHLGLSRWTVSRVLNGHPEVKEETRRRVLEAARELGFSPNAMARGLRGGSTGLVGVCFQEIESPALAKKTAFLQQQLRAMGFQGMIELTDGDPNLEESVLRHFLSLKSDAIILVASTLKSDNPTINYLTEAKIPTVLVDPIHELPFPSIHLDRTGIMEKLIDHLWDREHRQFALLGIESDLVLGQHRTEGIRRGVEKHGSSYGDCVTSYTEDGFGLQDYGYGYSLAKSILANGDKATAWVAMNDRLAIGAMTYLREQGIQVPDDIAVVGFDNLDISPWFDPPLTTVDHVIPKIFREAVATLIQQIQSPSSQDPVKEWILPEIIIRKTS
- the pyrE gene encoding orotate phosphoribosyltransferase, giving the protein MDDKQQEILTIFEESKALLRGHFILRSGLRSSHFFQCARVCEYMDKVERLAEIMLEKLEDTEFTTVLAPAMGGLVFGQEVARQAKVRYIFAEKQDDKLVLRRGFKIEPAEKVLIVEDVITRGGRAQEAIDIVRGLEGDVTGLALLADRSAGNASFDVPVISLAEFNFPTYNPESLPPELEGIPAVKPGS
- a CDS encoding Do family serine endopeptidase, producing MKLRYLVSIFTSWALVLGHSHAVTNIETRELPDIVWDDTPLDRSNRGRMASYADMLDNVTPAVVSVATSKLLEGQRYQLPEQFQDDPFLKKFFGERDEEDDKPKSEGLGSGVIISSDGYVLTNNHVIENVDGVSVRLVDGRELEAEIIGVDAKTDVAVLKVNEGGLPFLIMADSDQARVGDIVFAVGNPLRVGQTVTQGIVSATNRNSLSLIDGDAYENFLQTDASINPGNSGGALVDAEGRVLGINTAILSQSGGSIGIGFAIPSNLAKNVMMDLIQTGEVRRGYLGVGIGDLNSDMAEEFGVVNAQGAVITQVFPDTPADEAGLLTYDVIIAIDGRPVVSQPDLRLKVSQITPGVEAMMTVIRDGKEIVLPVVLGNLNDALVSEDTTTETVVLLTGVSLSELSPELRDEFLVGQSVQGLLVTEVGENSPYAGDLKAGMVIMAINRTKIKTMGEAFEHITDGRNLLHIYFEGKENSLVVKKD